From the Drosophila simulans strain w501 chromosome 2L, Prin_Dsim_3.1, whole genome shotgun sequence genome, the window CTCGCAGGCAGCAGGCGCTGCTCCTCTAACGCAGGCAGCAAGCCAAAGTGTGCAGCGCTGCTCGCCGGAGAGCGCTCTCTCGCAAGTGAGCGAACGCTTCGCTGCGAGGGCAGTTACGCTCGCGGCCGCAGTCGTTGAATTCAATTCGAATTTTGACTTCGCAGCGTTCAGACGTGTTCGGAAAAACCTGAAAACCAATCGAGTGACAAGAGAATacagccaacaaaaataagaaacctCAGTCAACTGTGGTCACCGATCGAGAGTGTTTCGTTACGAGTGAAAAAGTGAAATCAGAGCCAAAACACAAATCGcttggccagcaaattgaaatagtGCTACAGAGACCAGAGATAAATTCTCTGCTCAAAACTACAAGTGTTAAATCGCCGATTTTCTTTGGATTTACCAACGTTTGCCGACGCATTTCTGTGGATTAACCTCATCGTCGCCGAAGCAAAGCTACGCATTTGTAGCCTTGTCTCGCAACTCACGTGGATTACCCTCGAGAAATCACACTAAGCAACTGAAATGGTTGTCTTGGAAGGAGGCGGCGGCGTTGTTACCATCGGTAACAACCAGTACCTTCAACCGGATTATCTGGCCCCATTGCCAACGACGGTTAGTATTGACTAAgttaaaaagctaaaaaattgAGATGGCCGTAAAACcaatgatttttaatttcgcttacttaaaaattaaatttggaaaGTTCATAACGCCCAGTATAatcaaactaattttaaaatcattaatcattttcaCGAAGAAGAAATTCTATTTTCTCATAGTTATCACTTCTCaccaaattaaaatcaatatcATCTTAGAATTCGTAAAAAccttaaaattacaaaaaaccTAATTCCAACtccacattttcatttcattcataacAGATGGACGCCAAAAAGAGTCCCTTGGCTCTGCTCGCACAGACTTGCTCCCAAATTGGAGCGGATTCGTCGGCAGTGAAACCCCTGCTGGCAATGGACAAGAACAAGACAAAGCCGGGAGCCTGCTCCTCGTCGTCGAACTCGTCGAGTTCCTCGAGCAGTGCTGAGATCTCGGCAGCCAAATCGCCCTCCGGCCAGGCCAAATCGCCCAAGTCGAGCACTCCAATCAGCTCGACGGCAACCAGCGCAAGTCTGAGTAATACCAGCACCGGCGAAATCAAACTGGCCTTCAAGCCCTACGAGACCAATGTGCTGAGCCACCAGAACCAGAACTCCTTCAAGAGCACCTCATCGCTGGAGGCGGAACCCACGCGTCCCAGCTCCAAGAACTCCTCGTCCGCCCAGGAGCGTGTGCCATCGCGCAGCAAAtcaaatgccacgcccacagatGGCGGCAAGGCGGAGATTTCCGCGCACGATTCCTCATCCAGCCGAAAGACTGTCTCCCCGTCGGGATCGTCGCAACGCGGCGCCAGTCCCATTGTGCGCTCCGGCATGGAGGTGCTGAACAATGCCAACGGAACCGCCCAGCATCCCAAGGAGATGAGCAGCATGgctgcggcggcagcagcagcagcagcggcttACAAAGCCGCCGGACCCTATGGCCTGAATCCCCTGTCCGCCCTGTGCTGCCCGCCCGGAATGGAGCAGCACGCCAATCCCGCTTTCCGGCCACCGTTTGCCGGAGGATTCTCACACCATCACGCCGCCATGTTGGCGGTGGCCGCCAATGGAGGATATCCAGGCGGAGCTCCCGGCGGTGGACCAGCCGGACAGCCCAATCCGTACATCAGTTATCAGCGCATCAAGACACCAGCTGGCGGCGAGGCTATAGTGCCAGTTTGCAAGGATCCGTATTGCCAGGGATGTCCCTACTCGGCGCACACGCAACAAATGCTCATGGGCGCCCCCTGCCCCGCCGGATGCACCCAGTGCGAGCATCAGAAATACGGCCTGGCCATGGCCAGTGCCGCCGGACTGCCACCAGCTCATCCATACTCGCAGGCAGCGgccgctgctgcggcaaaCGCGGCGGCAGCCCGTTCGGCACCCTACGTGTGCAGTTGGGTGGTGGGCGATGCCTACTGCGGCAAGCGGTTCCAGACCTCCGACGAGCTCTTCTCCCACCTGCGCACCCACACGGGCAATCTCTCCGATccggcggctgctgcggcagccTTGGCCCAATCGCAGGCTCAATCCCTGCTGGGAACCCTATTCCCGCCATCGGCTCTCCGGGCTGGCTATCCAACACCACCACTGAGTCCCATGTCGGCGGCTGCGGCAGCGGCGAGGTATCATCCCTACGCCAAGCCACCACCAGGCGCCATGGCCGGAGGACCCTCACCCTTCGGCGCCGCTGGAGCCTTCAATCCCGCCGCAGCGGCTGCGGCAGCTGCTCTGGGACCCTACTACTCGCCATACGCCATGTATGGCCAGCGGATGGGAGCAGCTCATCAGTGAAGTGACTTCCACAAAAGTTAGATACCAAAAAAGGGGATTACGTTGAAGAGACAACCAGAGATATAGAATGAAACCATTTCCAAACCCTGTTTGAGATACTTtcatggaaaacaaaaaagataaaaacacaaaacgaTTGCAAAGGCTGACACATCTCTGGCTTTTGCGCTATTCTGTGATACTAAACTGTAGTTTAAAGAGCGCTAGTTACACTTAAGTTTcgcaaacagaaaataatcaACCACCTAAAGAACAGTAGTAGCCGCAAAAATAGCAGGATCACTCTTCTATCATCGTAAATGTCTACATTGTTAGGTAAAAAGAAGTGCAGCCAACACGAAGTTCACTCACTCTTATTTGTTCTCAAAGTTCAACCAAAGTTTTTTAAGTCTTAGCCAGAACACATTCTACAACTTCCAATTTTGTTAACGAAGAACCCATTGCTGAGATGTTCAAACATTGTTTTAGTTTAACTTCGCTTTAAGTTCTATTAACTATTATTACGACTATCTGCAAGCATACAACAAACCAACAATTGAAATAATGTTCTTTAAGTCAACTTATATTTAAAGTAAGTGTAATGAATATTTGTAATACCAACCAATCAGagataaaaaattaaaaaaaaaataattacgaaaaataaaaatgaatatttcatataattatgtaCTGTGTGtaaattctataaatataaactagATTTGCTATTTACTCCTTGATGTACGCAAACCACAATACGATCTACACAAGAAGCCACGGAatatcaaacaaaaataactTAAACTACATGCAACACATTCGTATAAAACTGAGaaatatacaagaaaaaaccatttttagAAGCATAAACCACGATTCTTTTCCTTTGAAACAAAATCTTTTAcagctggaaaacttttcttGGGCCATAATTTCGCTTCGGTTATCTGCGCTGTTTGGCTAGCTCACTTATGGGCCATAAATATTGCTGATAATGCTCCGCTCggttttcaattatatttacataaggCTGAGTGGCAAATTCCGGAAACTATAACGAGGTCTAATTCTCTTACTTTTATAGTTGTTACTTAGAAATGGGGCTTAAGGAGTTTTTAATTCCGAGAACTGAATTGCTTCTAATAAGTAAAGTTCTGggcataataaaaaaaaatataggttatacttttaaattattttgattaatattatttaagacATAAAGTATTTTAATGTGCTCTCAATTTTTTCAATGAATTCAGGATGCACTCAAAGAAATCTGGTTTTCCCCATCTCACTTAacatatttgaaattcaaattagtactattaatttgcattgctTGTTGCATTTTAAGCGCACTCAATTTGTATGCAGCGATTCGAATTCAGcctaaaaaatcaaatcaacaacaaatttcaatttcacgaGGGGTGGGGGAAATAACTTGATTGGGCAAGCCTTAATAAAACAGTCGCCGGCAACAGCCATAAAACACCCaagctgaaaattaaaaatcaataaaaatcacaTTTGTACCAACAATGTGTataacaaaaatcaattgcCATTCAATAAGCAACTcaaatgcatatataaatgaatatgtaggtttatatgtatgtatgtacatataaaaaattcgCTGACAAAGCGAAATGACAAACATTATTCACAGGCAATATGCTTCAGAAATATCAAAATCTGAAACCAACCAGACAACTCAAACTTAAGCAACaatcagccgcagcaacaatgAAAATCAATGGGGATATTTCGAGTGtatctcataaataaattaattgtgaCAATATTCAATTGATTCGATTTGAAATTATCGCATTCAGCTGTCAAGCGATCAACGACAAcgttttttcaattgtttcaatttccAGCGGATTCTTTCAATGTCTGTTTTCATTTCCCCTTCAACCCACTTGAATGTTGTttctgatttgattttggcCCCAATACGAATGTGGGAATATGATTTTCCGCAGGGTGGGGGCTGCCAAGGGGGTAGACTTATCAATACTCAGCAATCAGTGTTGTCAAATGAAGTGGCTAAGTGCGAGTTCTTGATTTCTGAATGCTGAGGGATTTGGATTTTGTAAAGCATTTCGAAAAAGTGGGAAGGCTCCAATggtattttgtatatattcagCAAAACAATAACGCAATAAAAGAGCAGGAAATCAGAAATCTAAGAAAATAAACCATTTATTGAAACGCCTCAGTAGGCTTAgtatataaaatgtaatttctcTCCCTTTTTCCCTTAAACTTTGGATACTTATTAATCATGTTTATATTCCGTTGAAAGCTGCGCTTGTAAAGCGttttgattgttgttgctgtcgttccaaattcaatttatttacatgccacgcatttctttgttttacccTGCTGTCCATGTTAAACAATCTGTTTTGGATGTCAACACTCGCGCGGCGCCTCCGAACGGCAGCCATAAAAGCAAAATCAACTTGAAaggcagcaaaagcagcggaacatcgaacaacaacaaactcAGCTactttttgttaaaaatagtGTGTCTCTGAATGGGGAGCAAATAGCTCCAACTCTTTCGTTTTCTCGCCAAGAGATCTTGCGATGGACTGAAGTTGGCGGCTTGGAGCCCGTTGTCCAACTGGCTCGTTGGTCTAGGGGTATGATTTCCGCTTAGGGTGCGGGAGGTCCCGGGTTCAAATCCCGGACGAGCCCAAGTCAAAACacttttttactttaatttttatttttagttcaaGAGAACAGTTGAGTTAACACTCGTTTCTTGAAAAGTTAATGCTTATGCTAGCTTTGCTTAAACCTAGAAGGTAGCGTTTGTGACACTATAAACGCCTAGGCTGTGGAAGTTTGTCACTTTTAACACAAccatacttttttttattattttatgtccTACCAATTTCTTGTAATACTTCAAAATAATATTCGATATTAAAGTAGCGAAATTCAAACAGAaaaattgaatgttttttaattggatCATACTCCAATGAACTAATAACCTTTTTTAGATACTGttattcattaaatttattaaattattcatacATACAATGTATGGAATATATAGAATACaatgtaatttttaaagaacTCTGTTTCCATGGACTTATTGTTGCATTTAGGGCCAGCCATTTGAGCTATCAGAAGTTGAGTCATAATTATTAATACTCTACAATAATGGGCCTGTTCAGagccataaatataaatatatacgacAGAGCTTATACCATGGCAAAACCTTTATGGTATCTTGTGACTTTGGGGCTAGCCCCTGTCTAAATTTATGAGCTTGTGGAAATTAAGTCTAATCAGTGGTTGTGATTTCTTTCAAGAGGTTAAAAAGGCATATGTGTAAATTTCGTCGATGTATGAAAACCAATAAAGTTCACTtgtagttaaaatatttaatttaataatatttatttaatgtaaataCTTCTggtttcattttataaatgccCACTTCTGGGTATTGATCAGCGCTCTAGTCAGTAAGAGTATTTGAAAGAGTATCTTACGAAACCTATTGATTGAAATCTTCATTTGTTCCTTTTGTGATATTGGTTCATTATTTATTGGCACCTCAGAACTGACAACTTGTGGGATGGTTATTGCTACAAAGTCGTAAAATCGATTTTATTGTCCGAGACGTTCATAAAGATGTTCAAGATTATGAGACATGAAAAGCAAGTGTGATAATTTACGATCAAAATAGAAATGTGGAATatgacaaaaataataaaaaaatatattgttgaTGTAGTAaccatttgtatttatttattaatcgAGTTTCAGAATAATCAGAATATTTGCAGCGGTTTTGCTAATACGGACAACCACccgtaaataatttataatagcCGACTGAGATTGCAGGAGGATTATTTGTGGCCCTATACAATGTCGACAGCTGTTCAGTGCTGTGATTTTCCTTGGCAGATTGATATATTATTGCACTGGCAAGTTGACGTTTAAGATTCGGTGATTTATTCCATGATTTATGAAGTGCCGTTTGAGATTAGCCAGAGATTAGCATTCGCGAACTTTGCCATTGTACAACTGATAGTAAATAATACTCACCATTCATGGCGATTTATGCTTTGCTTTTtgtaatacaaattaattccGCGTTCAGATGTTTACGTCTTCGACGAATTTGTGATTCAGTCGAGTTTAAATAGCGACCGTGCAGATAAATGCCCAAGTACCCAAAACTAGGGGACTTGTTGCCACATTCCAGGCCCAAAAAGTCCGGAGACTTGTTCTAATAGGTGGCGAGACCCACTCGcatgttggccataaattaaacgCAACAGCACAGCAGCTGACTGATGTCAGTGTTGTCGTCGCAGCTAATTAACagttttgttataaattacACCCAGAGCCATTACAATTTTTCGTATTCTCGGCTCAAGTTGCCGGTCTCTGATGGCGGCACACCCATTTGGGGCGTCAATCATGCGTAAAGTGACACAGATGTGACATCCAGCGGGGGCCCACTGTTGGTAAGTGACTAGcggat encodes:
- the LOC6732328 gene encoding zinc finger protein Noc; translation: MVVLEGGGGVVTIGNNQYLQPDYLAPLPTTMDAKKSPLALLAQTCSQIGADSSAVKPLLAMDKNKTKPGACSSSSNSSSSSSSAEISAAKSPSGQAKSPKSSTPISSTATSASLSNTSTGEIKLAFKPYETNVLSHQNQNSFKSTSSLEAEPTRPSSKNSSSAQERVPSRSKSNATPTDGGKAEISAHDSSSSRKTVSPSGSSQRGASPIVRSGMEVLNNANGTAQHPKEMSSMAAAAAAAAAAYKAAGPYGLNPLSALCCPPGMEQHANPAFRPPFAGGFSHHHAAMLAVAANGGYPGGAPGGGPAGQPNPYISYQRIKTPAGGEAIVPVCKDPYCQGCPYSAHTQQMLMGAPCPAGCTQCEHQKYGLAMASAAGLPPAHPYSQAAAAAAANAAAARSAPYVCSWVVGDAYCGKRFQTSDELFSHLRTHTGNLSDPAAAAAALAQSQAQSLLGTLFPPSALRAGYPTPPLSPMSAAAAAARYHPYAKPPPGAMAGGPSPFGAAGAFNPAAAAAAAALGPYYSPYAMYGQRMGAAHQ